From one Rhodoferax sp. PAMC 29310 genomic stretch:
- a CDS encoding Hsp33 family molecular chaperone HslO: MSEIHKFLFDGLPVRGVVVRLTDAWTEILQRRASAGESNAYPEPVRDMLGEMVAAATLMQSNIKFNGSLILQIFGDGPVKLAVAEVQPDFGLRATATVIGEVPADARLSAMVNVSNEGKCAITLDPKTRFPGQQPYQGVVPLFGDKGEKIEKLSNVLEHYMLQSEQLDTTMVLAADDKVAAGLLIQRLPLEGVGNLAGSMVSEANEDEIGVNEHFNRISILASSLKREELLTLDVDTILRRLFWEEKIIRFEPVEGDAAPRFSCSCSRERVARMLEGLGEDEAKSILLERGNVEVGCEFCGKHYQFDPIDIEQIFRALTVLPPSTDEVQ, encoded by the coding sequence GTGTCAGAGATTCACAAATTTTTATTTGATGGTTTGCCGGTGCGGGGTGTGGTGGTGCGCCTGACCGACGCGTGGACTGAAATTCTTCAACGCCGGGCGTCAGCGGGTGAGTCAAATGCTTACCCAGAGCCTGTGCGGGACATGCTGGGTGAAATGGTGGCTGCGGCCACTTTGATGCAATCCAATATCAAGTTCAATGGGTCTTTGATTCTCCAGATATTCGGCGACGGGCCCGTCAAACTGGCAGTGGCCGAGGTGCAACCAGATTTTGGCTTGCGGGCGACTGCAACCGTCATCGGTGAGGTTCCCGCTGACGCTCGACTTAGCGCCATGGTGAATGTGAGCAATGAAGGGAAATGCGCGATTACGTTGGACCCCAAAACGCGTTTCCCCGGCCAACAACCTTATCAAGGTGTCGTGCCTTTGTTTGGCGACAAAGGCGAAAAGATAGAGAAGTTGAGCAACGTGTTGGAGCACTACATGCTGCAGAGTGAGCAATTGGACACCACGATGGTGTTGGCGGCCGACGACAAAGTGGCGGCCGGATTGTTGATTCAACGCCTACCACTTGAAGGCGTCGGCAACCTGGCAGGCAGCATGGTGAGTGAGGCCAATGAGGACGAGATCGGTGTGAATGAACACTTCAACCGCATCTCCATCCTGGCCTCCAGCCTCAAGCGCGAAGAACTTTTGACTCTGGACGTTGACACCATTCTCCGGCGGCTGTTCTGGGAGGAGAAAATAATTCGCTTTGAGCCTGTTGAAGGCGACGCAGCGCCGCGTTTCTCTTGCTCCTGCAGTCGGGAGCGGGTTGCTCGCATGCTGGAAGGTCTAGGAGAAGACGAAGCCAAGAGCATCCTGCTGGAGCGGGGTAACGTTGAAGTGGGGTGTGAGTTTTGTGGCAAGCACTACCAGTTCGACCCGATCGATATTGAGCAGATTTTTCGGGCCCTGACGGTGCTGCCGCCATCCACGGACGAAGTGCAGTAA
- a CDS encoding DUF1330 domain-containing protein encodes MSSAYIIANVTVTNPAQYEEYKKWSSAAMQAYSAEVCVRGGKVELIEGDWMPERLVILKFPSWEAAQVFNASPEYGKARTARQGAAIMRMILVEGV; translated from the coding sequence ATGAGCAGTGCCTACATCATCGCCAACGTCACAGTCACCAACCCAGCTCAGTACGAAGAGTACAAAAAATGGTCAAGCGCCGCCATGCAGGCCTACAGTGCGGAGGTTTGCGTGCGCGGCGGCAAAGTGGAGTTGATAGAAGGCGACTGGATGCCGGAGCGGTTGGTTATTCTAAAATTCCCGAGCTGGGAAGCGGCCCAAGTGTTCAACGCCTCGCCCGAATACGGCAAGGCGCGCACCGCCCGACAGGGCGCCGCCATCATGCGCATGATCCTCGTTGAGGGTGTGTAG
- a CDS encoding gamma carbonic anhydrase family protein, which produces MAIYELGGASPQVSTSAWVADSAQVMGNVELADDANVWFGVVIRGDTETITVGKGSNIQDMSVLHADVGMPLVVGQGVTVGHKVMLHGCTVGDNSLIGIGAVVLNGAKIGKNCLVGAGALVTEGKEFADGSMILGSPARVIRQLSPEQIEGLRQSALHYVENAKRFRMGLRKIS; this is translated from the coding sequence ATGGCAATATATGAGCTAGGAGGGGCCAGCCCCCAGGTGTCGACTTCGGCGTGGGTGGCCGACAGCGCTCAGGTGATGGGGAATGTTGAGTTGGCAGACGATGCCAATGTTTGGTTTGGCGTTGTGATTCGGGGTGATACCGAGACCATCACCGTTGGCAAAGGCTCCAATATTCAGGACATGAGCGTTTTACATGCGGACGTGGGCATGCCCTTGGTGGTGGGTCAGGGGGTGACTGTGGGCCACAAGGTGATGCTTCATGGCTGTACCGTTGGCGATAATTCCCTGATTGGTATTGGTGCGGTGGTCCTCAATGGCGCAAAAATTGGGAAAAACTGCTTGGTGGGGGCGGGCGCATTGGTCACCGAAGGCAAGGAGTTTGCTGACGGGTCCATGATTTTGGGTAGCCCTGCAAGAGTGATACGTCAACTTAGCCCTGAGCAGATCGAAGGCTTGCGACAAAGCGCGTTGCACTACGTCGAAAATGCCAAGCGCTTTCGCATGGGTCTGAGGAAAATTTCCTGA
- the kdsA gene encoding 3-deoxy-8-phosphooctulonate synthase: MKLCGFDIGLEKRFFLIAGPCVIESEQLQMDTAGTLKEITQSLGIPFIFKSSFDKANRSSGGTFRGPGIEKGLEILAKVKRELQLPVLTDIHSEDQIAQVASVVDVLQTPAFLCRQTDFIRAVAQSGKPVNIKKGQFLAPGDMKNVIDKARAAAREMGLNEDNFMACERGASFGYNNLVSDMRSLAIMRDTAAPVVFDATHSVQLPGGNGTSSGGQREMVPVLARAAVAVGIAGLFMETHPDPSKAMSDGPNAVPLKHMKALLETLVALDAVTKKNGFLENSFNA; the protein is encoded by the coding sequence ATGAAATTATGTGGTTTTGACATTGGCTTGGAAAAGCGTTTCTTTTTAATCGCCGGCCCTTGCGTGATTGAGTCAGAGCAACTGCAGATGGATACTGCAGGCACCCTGAAAGAGATCACCCAAAGCCTCGGCATCCCCTTTATTTTCAAAAGCAGCTTTGACAAGGCCAATCGCTCCAGCGGCGGCACCTTTCGCGGTCCCGGCATTGAAAAAGGTCTCGAAATTTTGGCAAAGGTTAAGCGGGAGCTTCAATTGCCCGTTCTGACCGACATTCACTCAGAAGACCAGATTGCGCAAGTGGCGTCCGTGGTCGACGTGTTGCAAACCCCAGCGTTTCTATGTCGCCAAACTGACTTCATCCGCGCTGTGGCCCAGTCAGGAAAACCCGTCAATATCAAAAAAGGCCAGTTTTTGGCACCCGGTGACATGAAAAACGTCATCGACAAAGCCCGTGCCGCAGCCCGCGAGATGGGTCTCAACGAAGACAACTTCATGGCCTGCGAACGCGGCGCCAGCTTTGGCTACAACAACCTGGTGAGCGACATGCGCTCACTGGCCATCATGCGAGACACGGCGGCTCCCGTCGTCTTTGACGCCACCCATTCGGTTCAGCTTCCTGGTGGCAATGGCACCAGCAGCGGCGGACAGCGCGAAATGGTTCCGGTGCTGGCCCGCGCTGCCGTTGCAGTAGGCATCGCCGGGTTGTTCATGGAAACTCACCCGGACCCTAGCAAGGCGATGAGTGATGGCCCCAACGCCGTGCCGCTGAAGCACATGAAAGCGCTTCTCGAAACCTTGGTCGCTCTGGATGCTGTGACAAAGAAAAATGGCTTCCTGGAAAACAGTTTCAACGCCTAA
- a CDS encoding EAL and HDOD domain-containing protein, protein MPNLPDPLPWPEAVAPDTTAFARQAILNLNRTIFGFELFDRSLAQGTHTSASDAALLFNVLSHAECEVLMQRKIIFINCTHDTLASGHLELVPPERVVLELPPLDAPQRDDVETHLMALTDIRRRGFRLAFDQSVLTEPHLSWRPLASFIKIDISHASESELSAWVQMARQNPKARLIAEKVETEAQFAMAQDLGFTLFQGYWFAKPILLSGKTVRPAQAAIIQLINLVRQQASTAQIEDVLKRDPTLSFNLLRFINSAGFGLKHEITSFRHAVMMLGLKKLFRWAALLLTTSQGAGTSPAVANLAVVRGRLMELLAADSLTPEECDNAFVVGVFSMLDTLLGMPLAQAIEAIALPDTVVDALLHKQGLLAPYLELTVACENADDAMFAKASATLKLSSQQVNWAHLQALSWTETLVD, encoded by the coding sequence ATGCCCAACCTGCCAGATCCATTACCTTGGCCCGAAGCCGTTGCGCCGGACACGACTGCATTTGCCCGGCAAGCCATATTGAACCTCAACCGCACGATCTTTGGCTTTGAGCTATTTGATCGATCCCTGGCGCAGGGGACACACACCTCCGCCAGTGACGCGGCGCTGTTATTCAATGTGCTGTCCCACGCCGAGTGTGAGGTCTTGATGCAGCGCAAGATCATCTTTATCAATTGCACGCACGACACGCTGGCCAGTGGACACCTTGAGCTGGTGCCCCCTGAGCGCGTTGTCCTGGAACTCCCCCCTCTCGACGCCCCCCAGCGTGACGATGTAGAGACTCATTTGATGGCGTTGACCGACATCCGGCGACGCGGATTTCGCTTGGCATTTGACCAATCCGTCTTGACCGAACCCCACCTCAGCTGGCGGCCATTGGCATCGTTCATCAAAATTGATATTTCACATGCCTCAGAGAGCGAGCTCTCAGCATGGGTGCAAATGGCCCGACAAAACCCAAAAGCCCGACTGATCGCAGAGAAAGTCGAGACCGAAGCGCAGTTCGCGATGGCGCAAGACTTGGGGTTCACATTGTTTCAAGGCTATTGGTTTGCCAAGCCCATTTTGCTTAGCGGTAAAACGGTTCGCCCCGCTCAGGCCGCCATCATCCAGTTGATAAATTTGGTCCGTCAACAAGCCAGCACCGCCCAGATCGAAGATGTGCTCAAGCGCGATCCGACTCTGTCGTTCAATCTGCTGCGCTTTATCAACTCCGCCGGCTTTGGTTTGAAGCACGAAATCACATCTTTCCGTCATGCGGTGATGATGCTGGGCCTCAAAAAGTTGTTTCGATGGGCGGCTTTGCTGCTGACCACCTCGCAGGGCGCTGGAACCTCCCCCGCTGTGGCCAATTTGGCAGTCGTGCGTGGCCGGCTGATGGAGTTGTTGGCGGCGGATTCACTCACGCCGGAGGAATGCGACAACGCCTTTGTCGTAGGCGTTTTTTCGATGCTGGACACGCTTCTTGGCATGCCGCTGGCACAAGCCATCGAAGCCATCGCCCTTCCAGACACCGTTGTCGACGCGCTGCTTCACAAGCAGGGCCTGCTGGCGCCCTATCTGGAGTTGACCGTTGCCTGTGAAAATGCCGATGACGCGATGTTTGCCAAAGCCAGTGCCACTTTGAAGCTATCGAGCCAACAAGTGAATTGGGCTCACCTGCAGGCGCTCTCCTGGACTGAGACCCTCGTCGACTAA
- a CDS encoding ferritin-like domain-containing protein, with translation MTLPHINTPNTTPLPSMRMLARQLIRIESPDQKADEVRGIESKDLSIDASEKIDCVQGIPGRPNRPALVHPGQLKPRAVGTIEGRATLIHALAHIEANAVNLALDVIWRFEGMPERFYLDWLQVAREEALHFQLLRDHLRTLGYSYGDFPAHDGLWEMAEKTKGSLIARLALVPRTLEARGLDVTPTIRTKLISVSDRAGAAILDIILRDEIGHVAIGNHWYRHLCAQNQLDHVSTYATLARTYGAKPLKGPFNLDARRAAGFDETELSVLGG, from the coding sequence ATGACGCTTCCCCACATAAACACCCCAAACACCACCCCGCTACCCTCAATGCGAATGCTGGCACGGCAGTTGATAAGAATTGAATCACCTGACCAAAAGGCAGACGAAGTCCGTGGAATCGAGTCGAAAGACCTGAGCATCGACGCCAGTGAGAAGATTGACTGTGTACAAGGTATTCCCGGCCGGCCAAATCGCCCCGCCCTTGTGCATCCAGGTCAACTGAAGCCGCGTGCGGTCGGAACGATTGAGGGACGGGCGACTTTGATTCATGCTTTGGCTCATATCGAAGCCAATGCCGTGAATTTGGCACTCGACGTGATTTGGCGATTTGAGGGAATGCCCGAGCGCTTCTACCTGGACTGGCTCCAGGTTGCCCGAGAAGAAGCCCTGCACTTTCAACTTCTGCGCGATCACCTTCGCACATTGGGCTACTCCTACGGCGATTTCCCCGCCCACGACGGCCTATGGGAGATGGCAGAAAAAACCAAAGGTAGTCTGATCGCCCGACTTGCCTTGGTGCCGCGCACCCTGGAAGCGCGTGGGCTGGATGTGACACCCACGATACGGACCAAGTTGATCTCGGTCAGTGACCGTGCCGGAGCGGCCATTCTGGACATCATCCTCCGCGATGAAATTGGGCATGTGGCGATTGGCAATCACTGGTACCGCCATCTGTGCGCGCAAAACCAACTTGACCATGTCAGCACCTACGCAACTTTGGCTCGCACCTATGGAGCAAAACCCCTGAAGGGTCCATTTAACTTAGACGCCAGACGCGCAGCGGGGTTTGACGAAACCGAGTTATCCGTGCTGGGCGGGTGA
- the xerD gene encoding site-specific tyrosine recombinase XerD, with protein MTRDANYTTTIAPTGTDLAEVDAFIDALWLEEGLSRNTLLAYRRDLTLFATWLTGRSKSLVDVQEMELNAYFSAQHATSKATTANRRLTVFKRYFHWALRERRISADPTLKLRAARQALRVPKTLTEAQVEALLAAPDTSSSLGARDRTMLELMYASGLRVGELVELSVFNVSLSDNVLRVLGKGNKERLVPFGEVASHWLGRYLASDRPQLLEGKQTEDLFVTMRGLKAGTAMSRVMFWMIVKKYALQAGITAPLSPHTLRHAFATHLLNHGADLRAVQMLLGHADISTTTIYTHVARERLKVLHAQHHPRG; from the coding sequence ATGACCCGCGATGCAAATTACACAACGACTATTGCGCCGACCGGCACTGATCTTGCCGAGGTGGATGCTTTCATTGATGCCTTGTGGCTGGAAGAGGGGCTTTCCAGGAACACGTTGTTGGCCTATCGACGGGACTTGACGCTTTTTGCCACCTGGCTGACAGGGCGATCAAAGAGTTTGGTTGACGTGCAGGAGATGGAATTGAATGCCTATTTCTCAGCCCAGCACGCCACCAGCAAGGCGACGACCGCCAATCGACGCCTGACTGTGTTTAAGCGCTATTTTCACTGGGCATTGCGCGAGCGCCGTATCTCTGCGGACCCCACCCTCAAGTTACGGGCGGCCCGTCAAGCCTTGCGGGTGCCCAAAACGCTGACTGAAGCGCAGGTTGAGGCCTTGCTGGCGGCACCTGACACCAGTTCGTCATTGGGCGCGCGGGACCGCACGATGCTGGAGTTGATGTATGCCTCCGGCTTGCGCGTGGGCGAATTAGTGGAATTGAGTGTGTTCAATGTCAGTCTTTCGGACAATGTGCTGCGGGTGCTGGGCAAAGGCAACAAGGAGCGTCTGGTTCCTTTTGGCGAGGTGGCCAGTCACTGGCTTGGGCGCTACCTGGCGTCGGATCGGCCGCAACTGCTGGAGGGGAAGCAAACCGAAGATCTCTTTGTGACGATGCGCGGGCTTAAAGCGGGCACCGCCATGAGCCGGGTGATGTTCTGGATGATTGTCAAAAAATATGCACTCCAGGCCGGTATCACCGCGCCGTTGTCGCCGCACACCTTGCGCCATGCGTTTGCCACCCATTTGCTGAACCACGGGGCGGATTTGCGCGCTGTGCAAATGCTCTTGGGGCACGCTGATATCTCGACGACCACGATCTACACCCATGTGGCCCGAGAGCGGCTGAAAGTTTTGCATGCCCAGCACCATCCGCGGGGATAA
- the tsaE gene encoding tRNA (adenosine(37)-N6)-threonylcarbamoyltransferase complex ATPase subunit type 1 TsaE, giving the protein MRNGSGHTPIVKSLLWSDEIATQLFASALASQPALRHAFIELHGDLGAGKTTLVRHILRALGIQGRVKSPTYAVVEPYELPDLNIWHFDFYRFNDPREWEDAGFRDIFASPGLKLAEWPEKATGFIPRADLVIHLEALEDESRQVTLTGKTATGLALLRAVSTRLAPLDREDAA; this is encoded by the coding sequence ATGAGGAATGGGAGTGGTCACACCCCGATTGTAAAAAGCCTGCTCTGGTCGGACGAGATTGCCACGCAATTGTTTGCATCGGCCCTGGCGAGCCAACCGGCCCTGCGCCATGCATTCATCGAATTGCACGGTGATCTGGGCGCGGGGAAAACCACATTGGTGCGTCATATTCTGCGTGCCTTGGGTATTCAGGGCCGAGTCAAAAGTCCCACCTATGCGGTGGTAGAGCCGTATGAACTGCCGGATCTCAATATCTGGCATTTCGACTTCTATCGGTTCAACGACCCCAGGGAATGGGAAGACGCAGGATTTCGGGATATTTTTGCCAGCCCCGGCTTAAAGCTTGCCGAGTGGCCTGAAAAGGCAACCGGTTTCATTCCTCGGGCAGACTTGGTCATCCACCTCGAAGCCCTGGAGGACGAGTCTCGCCAAGTCACGCTGACGGGGAAAACCGCCACTGGACTCGCACTTCTGCGAGCCGTCAGCACCCGACTGGCGCCACTTGACCGGGAGGACGCAGCATGA
- the queG gene encoding tRNA epoxyqueuosine(34) reductase QueG — translation MWARELGFSQIGVAGVDLSSSEAGLSAWLERGFHGDMGYMASHGLKRARPAELVPGTVSVITARMDYLPASTPDNWPTVEFDRLQRPTEGIVSVYARGRDYHKVLRARLQKLSDRIAELLGPFGHRVFTDSAPVLEAELAARSGQGWRGKHTLLLSRDAGSTFFLGEIYVDLALPLSEPVAAHCGSCTACIDICPTQAIVAPHRLDARRCISYLTIEHAGPIPLELRPLIGNRIYGCDDCQLICPWNKFAQRSALPDFDERKGLAGSQLATLFAWTEEEFLRFTEGSPIRRIGHERWLRNIAVALGNARQKENPVEDEALCVTLRSRADHPSEVLREHIAWALGL, via the coding sequence ATGTGGGCCCGTGAACTGGGATTCTCCCAAATTGGCGTTGCCGGTGTCGATTTGTCCTCGTCTGAAGCCGGATTATCAGCGTGGTTGGAGCGCGGCTTTCATGGTGACATGGGTTACATGGCGTCGCATGGCCTCAAACGGGCCAGGCCGGCCGAATTGGTTCCAGGCACTGTCAGCGTCATCACTGCCCGAATGGACTACCTTCCGGCGTCCACCCCGGACAACTGGCCGACGGTTGAGTTCGATCGTTTGCAACGTCCCACCGAGGGCATTGTGTCGGTGTACGCCCGTGGCCGAGACTATCACAAGGTCTTGCGTGCGCGATTGCAAAAGCTGAGTGACCGCATCGCCGAATTGCTTGGGCCGTTTGGCCATCGCGTGTTCACTGATTCCGCCCCGGTGCTGGAGGCGGAACTGGCCGCCCGCAGCGGTCAGGGGTGGCGAGGCAAGCACACGTTGCTACTGAGCCGAGACGCCGGCTCGACGTTCTTTTTGGGTGAAATTTACGTGGATCTGGCTTTGCCATTGAGTGAACCGGTGGCCGCGCATTGCGGCAGCTGCACCGCTTGCATTGACATTTGCCCGACCCAGGCCATTGTGGCGCCGCACCGGTTGGATGCGCGGCGCTGCATTTCGTACCTGACGATTGAGCACGCCGGGCCGATTCCCTTGGAGCTGCGTCCTTTGATCGGCAACCGCATCTACGGTTGTGATGATTGCCAGCTGATTTGCCCGTGGAACAAGTTTGCCCAACGCAGCGCCTTGCCGGATTTTGATGAGCGCAAGGGCCTGGCTGGCAGCCAGTTGGCCACCCTGTTTGCCTGGACGGAAGAGGAGTTTTTGCGATTCACTGAGGGCAGCCCGATTCGACGCATCGGTCATGAGCGCTGGTTGCGCAATATCGCCGTCGCTTTAGGCAACGCTCGGCAGAAAGAAAATCCAGTCGAGGATGAGGCGCTGTGCGTCACGCTAAGGTCTCGTGCGGACCACCCCAGCGAGGTGCTTCGAGAGCATATTGCCTGGGCCTTGGGCTTATAG
- the eno gene encoding phosphopyruvate hydratase, whose protein sequence is MSAIVDIVGREILDSRGNPTVECDVLLESGTMGRAAVPSGASTGSREAMELRDGDQSRYLGKGVLKAVEHINTEISEAVLGLDASEQAFLDRTLIDLDGTENKSRLGANAMLAVSMAVARAAAEESGLPLYRYFGGMGAVQMPVPMMNVVNGGAHANNNLDLQELMIIPVGAPSFREAVRYGAEVFHALKKILHDKGMSVAVGDEGGFAPNVDSHEAAILLILEAIEKAGFVAGEQIALGLDCAASEFYKDGKYHLEGEGLVLSSAEWIDMMATWVDKYPIISIEDGMAENDWDGWKLLTDRLAKKVQIVGDDLFVTNTKILKEGIDKGIANSILIKINQIGTLTETFEAIEMAKRAGYTAVISHRSGETEDSTISDIAVGTNAGQIKTGSLSRSDRMAKYNQLLRIEEDLGDVAVYPGRAAFYNLR, encoded by the coding sequence ATGAGTGCAATTGTTGACATCGTCGGTCGCGAAATCCTTGATTCACGCGGCAATCCCACTGTCGAGTGCGACGTTCTTCTCGAATCCGGCACCATGGGCCGGGCGGCAGTGCCCTCCGGCGCCTCCACAGGCAGCCGCGAAGCCATGGAGCTGCGCGATGGCGACCAGTCACGTTACTTGGGCAAAGGCGTGCTGAAAGCCGTTGAGCACATCAACACCGAGATTTCCGAAGCCGTTTTGGGCCTGGACGCCTCAGAGCAAGCCTTCCTGGATCGCACATTGATTGATCTGGACGGAACAGAAAACAAATCGCGCCTCGGCGCCAACGCCATGCTGGCTGTGTCCATGGCCGTTGCACGTGCTGCTGCTGAAGAGTCGGGCTTGCCCTTGTACCGCTATTTTGGAGGCATGGGTGCCGTACAAATGCCCGTACCCATGATGAACGTGGTCAACGGTGGCGCGCATGCGAACAACAACCTTGACCTGCAAGAGCTCATGATCATTCCGGTTGGCGCACCCAGCTTCCGGGAAGCCGTTCGCTATGGCGCTGAAGTGTTTCATGCCCTCAAGAAAATCTTGCATGACAAAGGCATGAGCGTTGCAGTTGGCGACGAGGGTGGCTTTGCCCCTAATGTTGACAGCCATGAAGCGGCCATTTTGCTGATTCTTGAGGCCATTGAAAAAGCGGGATTTGTCGCTGGCGAACAAATCGCCCTGGGACTGGACTGCGCAGCCAGCGAGTTCTATAAAGACGGCAAGTACCACCTCGAGGGTGAAGGCTTGGTTTTGAGCTCCGCTGAGTGGATCGACATGATGGCCACATGGGTCGACAAATACCCCATCATCAGCATCGAAGATGGCATGGCCGAAAACGACTGGGACGGTTGGAAGCTGTTGACCGATCGTTTGGCCAAAAAGGTCCAAATTGTGGGCGACGACTTGTTTGTCACCAACACCAAGATTCTCAAAGAAGGCATTGACAAGGGAATTGCCAATTCGATCCTGATCAAGATCAATCAAATTGGCACTTTGACAGAGACGTTTGAAGCCATCGAAATGGCCAAGCGGGCGGGTTACACCGCGGTCATCAGCCATCGCTCAGGTGAGACTGAGGACTCCACGATTTCCGACATCGCCGTTGGAACCAACGCGGGTCAAATCAAAACCGGCTCCCTGAGCCGCTCTGATCGTATGGCCAAGTACAACCAATTGTTGCGCATCGAAGAGGACTTGGGTGATGTGGCCGTCTACCCAGGTCGCGCGGCGTTTTACAACCTCCGTTAA
- a CDS encoding AEC family transporter: MYYAQLLFPDFSLILIGYLICQFTALNRPVWQHVEGVVYYVLFPVLLFHSIVKSPLDLRAASSLIGAGWSMGLTGIAMAYVLPHLPGFQRWIPKREHAASAQVAFRFNSFIGLALMDRLAGPQGVLMIAVLIGVCVPLFNVAAVWPMARHAQRGFLRELVRNPLIIATASGLTANILGFTLPALLEPPVTRIGAASLALGLMSAGAGMQFGALRLYKTLGISLLAIRHFLLPLVALGFARVFQLDPTQTMVLLAFSALPTASSCYVLAARMGYDGAFVAGLVTLSTVLGVFSLPFALGVLTGL; the protein is encoded by the coding sequence GTGTATTACGCCCAACTCCTATTTCCCGACTTTTCTCTGATTCTGATTGGATACCTGATCTGTCAGTTCACAGCCCTCAACCGCCCCGTTTGGCAGCATGTGGAAGGCGTGGTTTATTACGTGCTGTTTCCTGTGCTGCTGTTTCACTCCATCGTCAAAAGCCCGCTGGATCTGCGTGCCGCCTCCAGCCTGATTGGTGCTGGTTGGTCCATGGGCCTCACTGGCATCGCAATGGCTTATGTTTTGCCCCATTTGCCAGGTTTTCAGCGTTGGATTCCGAAACGTGAACATGCTGCTAGCGCACAAGTCGCTTTTCGATTCAATTCATTTATCGGACTGGCCTTGATGGACCGGTTGGCGGGCCCGCAGGGCGTGCTGATGATCGCTGTGTTGATCGGGGTCTGCGTGCCGCTGTTCAATGTGGCAGCGGTCTGGCCCATGGCGCGCCATGCCCAACGAGGGTTTCTGCGTGAACTGGTGCGAAACCCACTCATCATTGCCACGGCGTCCGGTTTAACCGCCAATATTCTGGGCTTTACCCTTCCAGCCCTTCTTGAACCCCCGGTGACTCGTATTGGTGCTGCCTCGCTGGCTCTGGGTCTGATGTCGGCCGGTGCCGGTATGCAATTTGGGGCACTCCGGCTATACAAAACTTTGGGCATCAGCTTGCTGGCCATTCGTCACTTTCTACTGCCACTGGTTGCTCTTGGGTTTGCGCGTGTGTTTCAACTCGATCCAACGCAAACCATGGTTTTGCTCGCGTTTTCAGCCCTGCCCACGGCATCGAGCTGCTACGTGTTGGCCGCCCGCATGGGTTATGACGGCGCCTTTGTTGCCGGGCTGGTGACCTTGTCCACGGTTTTGGGCGTATTCAGCTTGCCCTTTGCGCTTGGCGTGTTGACGGGATTGTAA
- a CDS encoding AAA family ATPase, with the protein MSQALAKRLSDVGTLAIWVPEVLREWCNQEGRPPLAHEQVDVALEQMHRIESASSCDYLIADTHPLMTAIYSELYFSDSSLYPMALEHLRQFDLTLVMGMDLDWKADGIQRDGPVMRQQANTRLRQVLDSESIPYTVIYGTGGTRADSALQAIAHTTKSDDPRSAEKTKPWVWNCEKCSDAQCEHRMFTGQLHIGKP; encoded by the coding sequence ATGTCACAAGCGCTGGCCAAGCGTCTTTCGGATGTTGGCACCCTCGCTATTTGGGTGCCCGAAGTTTTGCGGGAATGGTGTAATCAGGAAGGCCGCCCACCATTGGCACATGAACAAGTGGACGTGGCATTGGAACAGATGCATCGGATTGAGTCGGCCTCCAGCTGTGACTATCTCATTGCGGACACTCATCCGCTAATGACCGCCATCTACAGCGAGCTGTATTTCTCGGACTCTTCGCTTTATCCCATGGCGCTCGAGCACCTTCGTCAATTTGATTTGACGCTTGTCATGGGGATGGACCTCGACTGGAAAGCCGACGGCATTCAACGCGATGGACCGGTCATGCGCCAGCAGGCTAATACTCGACTGCGTCAGGTACTGGATAGCGAGTCCATACCTTATACGGTGATTTACGGTACGGGCGGCACGCGCGCTGACAGTGCCCTGCAAGCCATTGCCCACACGACAAAGTCGGATGATCCGAGATCTGCCGAGAAGACCAAACCTTGGGTCTGGAACTGTGAAAAATGCAGCGATGCCCAATGCGAACACCGCATGTTCACAGGACAACTTCACATTGGCAAGCCCTAG
- a CDS encoding septum formation initiator family protein: MGNRVVPALLITLLVILHAQLWFGRGSVPNVALLVEQLKTQKQQNEQARLANEQLSAEVRDLKEGLDMVEEKARLELDMVKPNEIYVQIAK, translated from the coding sequence TTGGGAAATCGTGTTGTCCCAGCCCTCTTGATCACCTTGCTTGTGATACTTCACGCACAGCTATGGTTTGGCCGTGGCAGTGTGCCCAATGTTGCCTTGCTGGTCGAGCAACTCAAGACTCAAAAACAACAGAACGAGCAAGCCCGACTCGCCAACGAACAGTTGAGCGCCGAAGTTAGGGACCTTAAAGAAGGTCTCGATATGGTGGAGGAGAAGGCCCGACTGGAGCTCGACATGGTGAAACCCAACGAAATTTACGTTCAGATTGCCAAGTGA